The following proteins are encoded in a genomic region of Ornithinibacillus sp. 4-3:
- the rpsL gene encoding 30S ribosomal protein S12, whose protein sequence is MPTINQLIRKGRVSKVKATDSPALNRGYNSFKKSFTNQSSPQKRGVCTRVGTLTPKKPNSALRKYARVRLSNNMEVTAYIPGIGHNLQEHSVVLIRGGRVKDLPGVRYHIVRGALDTAGVDGRKQGRSKYGAKKAKK, encoded by the coding sequence ATGCCTACAATTAACCAATTAATTCGTAAAGGTCGTGTTAGTAAAGTAAAAGCTACTGACTCACCTGCTCTAAATAGAGGGTATAACAGCTTTAAGAAATCTTTCACAAACCAAAGCTCTCCACAAAAACGTGGTGTATGCACGAGAGTTGGTACTTTAACACCTAAGAAGCCAAACTCTGCATTACGTAAATATGCGCGTGTTCGTTTATCTAACAACATGGAAGTAACAGCATATATCCCAGGGATTGGGCACAACCTACAAGAGCACAGTGTTGTACTAATTCGTGGTGGACGTGTTAAAGATTTACCAGGGGTGCGTTATCATATTGTTCGTGGTGCGCTAGATACTGCTGGTGTTGATGGACGTAAGCAAGGACGTTCTAAATACGGTGCTAAAAAAGCTAAAAAATAA
- a CDS encoding ribosomal L7Ae/L30e/S12e/Gadd45 family protein, producing MSYEKLTQVQPKIVVGIKQVLKAIKNEVASEVYIATDADIRLTDPVVEFAKEANISVYRVDSMKKLGAACGIEVGTSAVAVKK from the coding sequence ATGTCTTATGAAAAATTGACACAGGTACAACCAAAAATTGTAGTCGGTATTAAGCAAGTATTAAAGGCAATAAAGAATGAAGTTGCCAGTGAAGTGTACATTGCGACTGACGCAGATATTAGATTAACTGATCCGGTAGTAGAATTTGCTAAAGAAGCAAATATATCGGTATATCGAGTTGATTCGATGAAAAAGTTAGGTGCTGCTTGTGGCATAGAAGTAGGAACATCAGCAGTAGCAGTAAAAAAATAA
- the rpsJ gene encoding 30S ribosomal protein S10 encodes MAKEKIRIRLKAYDHRILDQSAEKIVGTAKRSGAKVSGPIPLPTDKSVYTILRAVHKYKDSREQFEMRTHKRLIDIVNPTPQTVDALMRLDLPSGVDIEIKL; translated from the coding sequence ATGGCAAAAGAGAAAATTAGAATTCGTTTAAAGGCTTATGATCATCGTATTCTTGATCAATCAGCTGAGAAAATCGTAGGTACAGCAAAACGTTCTGGTGCAAAGGTGTCTGGACCAATTCCATTACCGACAGACAAATCTGTATATACAATTCTACGTGCGGTTCACAAGTATAAAGATTCTCGTGAACAATTCGAAATGCGTACACACAAACGTCTAATTGACATTGTTAATCCAACACCACAGACAGTTGATGCTTTAATGCGTCTTGACTTACCATCTGGTGTGGATATTGAAATTAAACTATAA
- the rplD gene encoding 50S ribosomal protein L4 produces MLKVALYKQDGSQVGDIELNEAVFGIEPNKTVLSEAVIMQRASLRQGTHAVKNRSAVRGGGRKPWKQKGTGRARQGSIRSPQWVGGGVVFGPTPRSYSYKMPKKVRRLALKSAYSTKVQNEEVLVLDSLSFEAPKTKDFVKMLGALNVDKKALIVTAEKDENVARSASNLQSVKVLTVNEVSVLDLLMHDKLILTKDAAEIAGEVLA; encoded by the coding sequence ATGCTTAAAGTAGCATTATACAAACAAGACGGATCGCAAGTTGGCGATATTGAATTAAATGAAGCTGTTTTCGGTATTGAACCAAACAAAACAGTATTAAGTGAAGCAGTAATTATGCAACGTGCTTCTTTACGTCAAGGTACACACGCTGTTAAAAACCGTTCGGCGGTAAGAGGCGGTGGGAGAAAACCTTGGAAACAAAAAGGTACTGGTAGAGCTCGTCAAGGCTCAATCCGTTCTCCGCAATGGGTTGGCGGTGGCGTGGTTTTCGGACCAACTCCACGTAGCTACAGCTATAAGATGCCTAAGAAAGTAAGACGTTTAGCATTAAAGTCTGCTTACTCAACTAAGGTACAAAATGAAGAAGTTTTAGTTTTAGATAGTCTTTCATTCGAAGCTCCTAAAACAAAAGATTTCGTTAAAATGCTAGGTGCATTAAATGTAGACAAGAAGGCTTTAATTGTAACTGCTGAGAAAGACGAGAATGTAGCTCGTTCTGCTAGCAATTTACAATCAGTAAAAGTTTTAACTGTAAATGAAGTAAGTGTTCTTGACTTGCTAATGCATGACAAGCTGATCCTAACTAAGGATGCAGCAGAGATTGCAGGGGAGGTGCTTGCATAA
- the rpsC gene encoding 30S ribosomal protein S3, whose protein sequence is MGQKINPTGLRVGVIRDWESKWYADKDYADLLHEDIKIREYLEKRLITASVSSIEIERAANRVNITIHTGKPGMVIGKGGSEVEALRKSLSSLTGKKVHINIVEVKRIDVNAKLVAENIARQLENRVSFRRVQKQAIQRAIRAGAKGIKTQVSGRLGGADIARAEGYSEGTVPLHTLRADIDYATAEADTTFGKLGVKVWIYRGEVLPTKTTK, encoded by the coding sequence GTGGGTCAAAAAATTAACCCGACTGGTCTTCGCGTAGGCGTCATCCGTGACTGGGAATCAAAATGGTACGCTGACAAAGACTATGCGGATTTATTACATGAAGATATTAAAATTAGAGAATACCTTGAAAAGCGCCTAATTACTGCATCCGTTTCTTCTATTGAAATTGAGCGTGCAGCAAACAGAGTGAATATCACTATTCATACTGGTAAGCCAGGAATGGTAATTGGTAAAGGCGGTTCAGAAGTAGAAGCTCTACGTAAATCACTAAGCAGCTTAACAGGTAAAAAAGTTCATATTAACATCGTAGAAGTTAAAAGAATTGATGTTAATGCTAAATTAGTAGCTGAAAACATTGCTCGTCAATTAGAAAACCGTGTTTCTTTCCGTCGTGTACAGAAACAAGCGATTCAAAGAGCAATTCGTGCAGGTGCTAAAGGAATTAAAACTCAAGTATCTGGTCGTCTTGGCGGAGCAGATATTGCGAGAGCAGAAGGATATAGCGAAGGAACAGTACCACTTCACACATTACGTGCTGACATTGATTATGCAACAGCAGAAGCAGACACAACTTTCGGTAAGTTAGGTGTTAAAGTGTGGATCTATCGTGGAGAAGTCCTTCCAACTAAAACTACAAAATAA
- the rpsG gene encoding 30S ribosomal protein S7 gives MPRKGPVPKRDVLPDPLYKSKLVTRLINQIMIDGKRGKAQKILYNAFELVAERSGQEAMEVFDQAMKNVMPVLEVRARRVGGSNYQVPVEVRPERRQALGLRYIVNYSRLRGEKTMEERLANEILDASNNTGASVKRREDLHKMAEANKAFAHYRW, from the coding sequence ATGCCAAGAAAAGGACCAGTACCTAAGAGAGACGTTTTACCAGATCCGCTTTATAAATCTAAATTAGTTACTCGATTAATTAATCAAATTATGATAGATGGAAAAAGAGGTAAAGCTCAAAAAATTCTTTACAATGCATTTGAATTAGTTGCTGAAAGAAGTGGCCAAGAGGCTATGGAAGTTTTCGATCAAGCAATGAAAAATGTAATGCCAGTACTAGAGGTGCGCGCGCGTCGAGTTGGTGGTTCTAACTACCAAGTTCCAGTGGAAGTTCGTCCAGAGCGTCGTCAAGCTTTAGGCTTACGTTATATTGTAAACTATTCACGTTTACGTGGAGAGAAAACAATGGAAGAGCGTCTAGCGAACGAGATTCTAGATGCTTCTAATAATACAGGTGCGTCTGTTAAAAGACGTGAAGATTTACACAAAATGGCAGAAGCAAACAAAGCATTTGCTCATTATCGTTGGTAA
- the tuf gene encoding elongation factor Tu gives MAKEKFDRSKSHVNIGTIGHVDHGKTTLTAAITTVMNKVNGSGQAMAYDQIDGAPEEKERGITIATSHVEYETATRHYAHVDCPGHADYVKNMITGAAQMDGAILVVSAADGPMPQTREHILLSRNVGVPSIVVFLNKIDMVDDEELVELVEMEVRDLLSEYDFPGDDIPVIQGSALKALEGDAAYEEKIVELMDAVDEYIETPERDKEKPFMMPVEDVFTITGRGTVATGRVERGEVKVGDEVEIIGLNEAAMKTTVTGVEMFRKLLDYAEAGDNIGALLRGVTREQITRGQVLAKPGTITPHTNFKSEVYVLSKEEGGRHTPFFGNYRPQFYFRTTDVTGVIQLPEGVEMVMPGDNVELSVELISPIAIEEGTRFSIREGGRTVGSGVVSSIVK, from the coding sequence ATGGCTAAAGAAAAATTTGATCGTTCGAAATCCCATGTTAACATTGGTACAATCGGACACGTTGACCATGGTAAAACTACTTTAACTGCTGCTATCACAACAGTTATGAACAAAGTAAACGGTTCTGGTCAAGCTATGGCTTATGACCAAATCGATGGAGCTCCAGAAGAGAAAGAGCGTGGAATTACAATCGCTACTTCTCACGTTGAGTATGAAACAGCTACTCGTCACTATGCACACGTAGATTGCCCAGGACACGCTGACTACGTTAAAAATATGATTACTGGTGCTGCACAAATGGACGGAGCTATCTTAGTAGTATCTGCTGCTGACGGCCCTATGCCACAAACTCGTGAGCACATCCTATTATCTCGTAACGTAGGTGTACCTTCTATCGTTGTATTCTTAAACAAAATCGATATGGTAGACGACGAAGAGTTAGTAGAATTAGTAGAAATGGAAGTTCGTGATTTACTTTCTGAGTATGACTTCCCAGGTGATGACATCCCTGTAATTCAAGGTTCTGCTTTAAAAGCACTTGAAGGAGACGCTGCATACGAAGAGAAAATCGTTGAATTAATGGACGCTGTTGATGAGTACATTGAAACTCCAGAGCGTGACAAAGAAAAACCATTCATGATGCCAGTTGAGGATGTATTCACAATCACTGGACGTGGAACAGTTGCTACTGGACGCGTTGAGCGTGGAGAAGTTAAGGTTGGAGATGAAGTAGAAATCATCGGTCTTAACGAAGCAGCTATGAAGACTACTGTAACTGGAGTAGAAATGTTCCGTAAGCTTTTAGATTATGCTGAAGCTGGAGATAACATTGGTGCATTACTTCGTGGGGTTACTCGTGAGCAAATCACTCGTGGACAAGTATTAGCTAAGCCTGGTACAATCACTCCACACACTAACTTCAAATCTGAAGTTTATGTATTATCAAAAGAAGAAGGTGGACGTCATACTCCATTCTTTGGTAACTACCGTCCTCAGTTCTACTTCCGTACAACTGACGTAACTGGTGTTATCCAATTACCTGAAGGCGTAGAAATGGTAATGCCTGGAGATAATGTTGAATTAAGCGTTGAACTAATTTCTCCAATCGCGATCGAAGAAGGAACTCGTTTCTCTATTCGTGAAGGTGGACGTACTGTAGGTTCAGGCGTTGTTTCATCTATCGTTAAATAA
- the rpsS gene encoding 30S ribosomal protein S19 translates to MGRSLKKGPFADDHLLKKVDALNESNDKKVVKTWSRRSTIFPSFVGHTIAVYDGRKHVPVYITEDMVGHKLGEFAPTRTYRGHGADDKKTR, encoded by the coding sequence ATGGGACGCAGCTTAAAGAAAGGCCCATTCGCTGATGATCATCTATTAAAGAAGGTTGACGCGTTAAATGAGTCTAACGATAAAAAAGTAGTTAAAACTTGGTCACGCCGTTCTACAATTTTCCCTTCGTTTGTTGGCCATACAATTGCTGTTTACGATGGAAGAAAGCATGTACCAGTTTATATAACAGAAGATATGGTAGGACATAAATTAGGTGAATTCGCGCCGACTCGTACGTATAGAGGTCATGGTGCAGATGATAAAAAAACAAGATAA
- the rplV gene encoding 50S ribosomal protein L22 — protein MQAKSVAKSVRIAPRKARLVVDLIRGKHVAEAMAILRLTQRGASPVVEKVLKSAVANAEHNYEMDVENLIVSEAFVNEGATLKRFRPRAQGRASRINKRTSHITVVVTEKKEG, from the coding sequence ATGCAAGCTAAATCTGTTGCAAAATCAGTTCGTATTGCTCCTCGTAAAGCGAGATTAGTTGTTGATTTAATTCGAGGTAAACATGTTGCTGAAGCAATGGCAATTTTACGTTTAACACAACGTGGTGCTTCTCCAGTTGTAGAGAAAGTTCTAAAGTCTGCAGTAGCAAACGCGGAACACAACTACGAAATGGATGTTGAGAACCTAATTGTTTCTGAAGCATTTGTAAATGAGGGAGCAACTCTAAAACGCTTTAGACCACGTGCACAAGGACGTGCAAGCAGAATTAACAAACGCACAAGTCACATTACTGTAGTAGTGACAGAAAAGAAGGAGGGGTAA
- the rplB gene encoding 50S ribosomal protein L2, translated as MGIKKYKPTTNATRNMSVLDFAEITTDKPEKSLLAPLHKRGGRNNQGRLTVRHQGGGHKRQYRIIDFKRDKDGIPGRVATIEYDPNRTANIALIHYVDGEKRYILAPKGIKVGNMIESGTEADIKTGNALPLQNIPVGTVIHNVELKPGRGGQIARSAGAEAQILGREGKYVLVRLVSGEVRLILGTCRATIGQVGNIEHELVEIGKAGRSRWLGKRPTVRGSVMNPVDHPHGGGEGRTSIGLPSPVSPWGQPTLGYKTRKKKKQSSKYIVRGRKRKNKR; from the coding sequence ATGGGAATTAAAAAGTATAAACCAACCACAAATGCAACTCGTAATATGTCGGTTTTAGATTTCGCTGAAATCACTACAGATAAGCCAGAGAAATCTTTATTAGCTCCTTTACATAAACGTGGAGGAAGAAACAACCAAGGAAGATTAACTGTACGTCACCAAGGTGGTGGGCATAAGCGTCAATACCGTATTATCGATTTCAAACGTGATAAAGATGGAATTCCAGGACGCGTTGCTACAATCGAATACGATCCAAACCGTACAGCTAATATTGCGTTAATTCACTATGTTGATGGTGAAAAGCGTTACATCCTTGCACCAAAAGGAATCAAAGTAGGTAATATGATTGAATCAGGAACAGAAGCTGATATCAAGACAGGTAATGCATTACCACTACAAAATATTCCAGTTGGTACAGTAATTCATAATGTTGAATTAAAGCCAGGTCGCGGTGGACAAATCGCTAGATCAGCAGGTGCTGAAGCACAAATTCTTGGACGTGAAGGAAAATACGTATTAGTACGTTTAGTTTCTGGAGAAGTTCGTTTAATTTTAGGAACTTGCCGTGCAACAATTGGTCAAGTAGGAAATATTGAGCATGAGCTTGTTGAAATTGGTAAAGCTGGTCGTTCTCGTTGGTTAGGTAAGCGCCCAACTGTTCGTGGTTCGGTAATGAACCCAGTAGATCACCCACACGGTGGGGGAGAAGGACGTACATCAATTGGTTTACCATCTCCTGTATCTCCATGGGGTCAACCAACTCTTGGATACAAAACACGTAAGAAGAAAAAGCAGTCTAGCAAATATATTGTTCGTGGACGTAAACGTAAGAACAAAAGATAA
- the rplW gene encoding 50S ribosomal protein L23 — protein sequence MADLRDIIKRPVITEQSADLMVDKKYTFEVDKKANKTQIKQAVELVFGVKVEKVNTINVKGKFKRMGRYGGYRSDRKKAIIQLTADSKELDFFEV from the coding sequence ATGGCAGATTTAAGAGATATCATTAAGCGCCCTGTTATTACTGAGCAAAGTGCAGATTTAATGGTAGATAAGAAATACACTTTTGAAGTAGATAAAAAAGCAAACAAAACACAGATTAAACAAGCTGTTGAACTTGTTTTCGGTGTAAAAGTAGAAAAAGTAAACACAATTAATGTAAAAGGAAAGTTCAAGCGCATGGGTCGTTACGGTGGTTACCGTTCTGATCGTAAAAAAGCTATCATTCAACTTACAGCAGATAGCAAAGAACTTGATTTCTTCGAAGTATAA
- the fusA gene encoding elongation factor G gives MAREFSLEKTRNIGIMAHIDAGKTTTTERILFYTGRIHKIGETHEGASQMDWMEQEQERGITITSAATTAQWKGHRINIIDTPGHVDFTVEVERSLRVLDGAVTVLDAQSGVEPQTETVWRQATTYGVPRAVFINKMDKTGADFLYAVGTLRDRLGANARPVQFPIGAEDEFEGIIDLIEMEAHFYLDDLGTTAESREIPAEYKEKAEQLREELIESVAELDEELMMKFLEGEEITKEELKQAIRKATLNIDLYPVFCGSAFKNRGVQLLLDGVIEYLPSPLDIPAITGIVPGTEEEVERIAGDDEPFSALAFKVMTDPFVGKLTFFRVYSGKLNSGSYVRNSIKDKRERVGRILQMHANSREEISTVYTGEIAAAVGLKDTTTGDTLCDEKNLVILESMEFPEPVITVAIEPKTRADQDKMGIALSKLAEEDPTFVTETNKETGQTVISGMGELHLDIIVDRLKREFKVEANVGAPQVAYRETFRSTAEVEGKFVRQSGGRGQYGHVWVKYEPLEPGEGFVFENKIVGGVVPREYIASVEAGIAEAMQNGVVAGYPLIDVKATLFDGSYHDVDSSEMAFKIAGSLSLRAAKSKCDPVLLEPVFKVEIIVPEEYLGDVMGDVTSRRGRVDGMEARGNAQVVRAFVPLSEMFGYATALRSNTQGRGVYTMIFDHYEEVPKSIAEEIIKKNAGE, from the coding sequence ATGGCAAGAGAGTTCTCCTTGGAAAAGACACGTAATATCGGTATTATGGCGCATATTGACGCCGGAAAAACAACAACTACCGAGCGTATCCTTTTCTATACAGGACGTATTCATAAGATTGGTGAGACACATGAAGGTGCTTCACAAATGGACTGGATGGAACAAGAGCAAGAGCGTGGTATTACAATCACTTCAGCTGCAACAACTGCGCAATGGAAAGGACACCGTATCAACATCATTGATACTCCTGGACACGTAGATTTCACAGTTGAGGTTGAGCGTTCACTACGAGTACTTGACGGTGCTGTAACAGTTCTAGATGCACAATCAGGTGTAGAACCACAGACAGAAACAGTTTGGCGCCAAGCTACAACTTACGGGGTACCTAGAGCTGTATTCATTAACAAAATGGATAAAACAGGCGCTGATTTCTTATATGCTGTTGGTACATTAAGAGATCGTTTAGGAGCTAACGCACGCCCAGTGCAATTCCCTATCGGTGCGGAAGATGAATTCGAAGGAATTATCGACCTTATTGAAATGGAAGCACATTTCTACTTAGATGATTTAGGTACAACTGCAGAATCACGTGAGATTCCAGCAGAGTACAAAGAAAAAGCAGAGCAATTACGTGAAGAATTAATTGAATCTGTTGCTGAATTAGATGAAGAGCTAATGATGAAGTTCTTAGAAGGTGAAGAAATCACTAAAGAAGAACTAAAACAAGCTATTCGTAAAGCTACATTAAACATTGATTTATATCCTGTTTTCTGTGGTTCTGCATTCAAAAACAGAGGGGTTCAATTATTACTAGATGGAGTAATTGAATACTTACCATCACCACTTGATATTCCTGCTATTACAGGTATTGTTCCTGGAACTGAAGAAGAAGTTGAGCGTATTGCTGGCGATGACGAACCATTCTCAGCATTAGCGTTTAAAGTAATGACTGACCCATTCGTAGGGAAGCTTACATTCTTCCGTGTTTACTCTGGTAAACTAAATTCAGGATCTTATGTAAGAAACTCAATTAAGGATAAGCGTGAGCGTGTAGGACGTATCCTACAAATGCATGCGAATTCTCGTGAAGAAATTTCAACTGTTTACACAGGGGAAATTGCTGCGGCAGTAGGTTTGAAAGATACAACTACAGGGGATACTCTATGTGACGAGAAAAATCTTGTTATATTAGAATCTATGGAATTCCCTGAGCCAGTTATCACTGTTGCAATCGAGCCAAAAACAAGAGCAGACCAAGATAAAATGGGTATTGCACTTTCTAAGCTTGCAGAAGAAGATCCGACTTTTGTCACTGAAACAAATAAAGAAACGGGTCAAACAGTTATCAGCGGTATGGGTGAGCTTCATCTTGATATTATCGTTGACCGTTTGAAGCGTGAATTTAAAGTGGAAGCGAATGTAGGAGCTCCACAAGTTGCTTACCGTGAAACATTCCGCTCAACGGCTGAAGTTGAAGGTAAGTTCGTTCGTCAGTCAGGTGGACGTGGACAATACGGACACGTTTGGGTTAAATATGAACCACTTGAGCCAGGCGAAGGATTTGTTTTCGAAAACAAAATCGTAGGGGGAGTTGTTCCTCGCGAATACATCGCATCTGTTGAAGCTGGTATTGCTGAAGCAATGCAAAATGGTGTAGTAGCTGGATATCCTTTAATCGATGTAAAAGCTACATTATTTGACGGTTCTTACCACGATGTTGACTCAAGTGAGATGGCTTTTAAAATTGCAGGTTCTTTATCTTTAAGAGCTGCTAAATCTAAATGTGATCCAGTATTACTTGAGCCAGTATTCAAAGTAGAAATCATTGTTCCAGAGGAGTATTTAGGTGATGTAATGGGTGACGTTACTTCACGTCGTGGACGCGTAGATGGTATGGAAGCAAGAGGAAATGCACAAGTAGTAAGAGCATTTGTACCACTTTCTGAAATGTTCGGATATGCAACAGCTCTACGTTCAAATACTCAAGGTCGCGGAGTCTACACAATGATTTTCGACCACTATGAAGAAGTACCTAAGAGTATTGCTGAAGAAATTATTAAGAAAAATGCGGGAGAATAA
- the rplP gene encoding 50S ribosomal protein L16 — MLMPKRVKYRKQQRGRMRGQAKGGTSVAFGEFGLQAQESAWITSRQIEAARIAMTRYMKRGGKVWIKIFPDKPYTAKPLEVRMGSGKGAVDGWVAVVKPGRILFEVAGVSEEVAREALRLASHKLPIKTKFVKREEIGGDSNEG; from the coding sequence ATGTTAATGCCTAAACGTGTTAAATATCGTAAACAACAACGTGGACGTATGAGAGGTCAAGCAAAAGGCGGAACTTCAGTTGCATTCGGTGAATTTGGTTTACAAGCACAAGAATCAGCTTGGATTACATCAAGACAAATCGAAGCAGCGCGTATCGCGATGACTCGTTACATGAAGCGTGGCGGGAAAGTATGGATTAAAATTTTCCCAGATAAACCTTATACTGCAAAACCCCTAGAAGTTCGAATGGGATCAGGTAAAGGTGCAGTAGATGGATGGGTTGCAGTAGTAAAACCTGGAAGAATACTTTTCGAAGTAGCAGGAGTATCTGAAGAGGTAGCAAGAGAGGCTTTACGTTTAGCGTCTCATAAGCTTCCGATTAAGACTAAATTTGTAAAACGC
- the rplC gene encoding 50S ribosomal protein L3, translated as MTKGILGRKIGMTQLFAENGEVVPVTVLQAEPNVVLQKLTAENNGYEAIQIGFFNERESRINKAMKGHAEKADTAPKRYVREIRNANLDDYEVGQEIGVDIFQIGEKVDVTGTSKGKGFQGAIKRHNQQRGPMSHGSRYHRGAGSMGASADPARVFKGKKLPGQMGAVQVTIQNLEIVKVDTERNLILVKGNVPGAKKSVVKITSAIKGN; from the coding sequence ATGACGAAAGGAATCTTAGGTCGTAAAATCGGCATGACTCAGCTTTTCGCAGAAAATGGTGAAGTAGTTCCAGTAACAGTACTTCAAGCTGAGCCTAACGTAGTATTACAAAAGTTAACAGCAGAAAACAACGGCTATGAAGCAATTCAAATTGGTTTCTTTAATGAAAGAGAATCACGTATTAACAAAGCGATGAAAGGTCATGCTGAAAAAGCAGATACAGCCCCTAAGCGCTACGTTCGTGAAATCCGTAACGCTAATCTTGACGACTACGAAGTAGGGCAAGAAATTGGCGTAGATATTTTTCAGATCGGTGAAAAAGTTGATGTTACGGGTACATCAAAAGGTAAAGGATTCCAAGGTGCTATCAAACGCCATAACCAACAACGTGGACCAATGTCTCATGGTTCTCGCTACCACAGAGGAGCAGGATCTATGGGTGCATCAGCAGATCCAGCACGTGTGTTCAAAGGTAAAAAATTACCTGGTCAAATGGGTGCGGTACAAGTAACAATCCAAAACCTAGAAATTGTTAAAGTAGACACAGAGCGCAACTTAATTCTTGTTAAAGGGAATGTTCCAGGTGCGAAAAAATCTGTAGTTAAAATTACAAGTGCAATTAAAGGAAATTAA